Part of the Capsicum annuum cultivar UCD-10X-F1 chromosome 12, UCD10Xv1.1, whole genome shotgun sequence genome is shown below.
TAATTAGTTTAGATGGTGCCTTTTTCAAGGGTGTATGTAAAGGTATGTTGTTGTCTTGCATTTCCAAAGATGGAAATAATCAAATGTACCCTGTAGCATGGGCTGTGGTTGATAAAGAAACCAAGGACACATGGTCATGGTTTCTTAGGTGCATCAGCCATGATTTGGAACTTGAAGAAAATGGGGGTGAAGACTTGATAGTAATGTCTGATATGCAGAAGGTATGACTCTTCATAtgttcatatttttcagttatttatTAGTTTGCTGCAATGATGTCTTTAATGTTTAACTActgttttacatgttttgataggGTCTTCATTTGGCACTTACTAATAGTCTGCCAAATGCTGAACATAGATGGTGTGCTACACATATATGGGCCAACAGGAAGCAAGTTTGGAGTGGTAAATAAAGGAGGAAAAAATTTTGGCAGGTTGCAAGGGCCCATTTGAAGTGTACTTGCAAAAGAAACTTAATGAACTAAGTGAGTTGGGTGTTGGAATTgtggaagatttgctcaagtACAACAAAGAGGCATGGTGTAGGGCCTTTTTTAAGGAACATAGAAGGTGTGATGCGGTTGAGAACAACATGTGTGAGACTTTCAATAGTTGGATTTTAGCTGCTAGGTTCAAGAAAATTATCACTATATTGGAGGAAATAAGATGTAAAGTCATGGAAAGAATGAATCAAATGAGAGATTTTTCTGAAAAAGGGATCACTGATGTATCACCAATGGCTATGAAAGTTCTTGTAGAGAATGATGAATATGCAGCCAACTATGAGGTAAGGTTTAATGGTGATATgggttttgagattggtgatccactttatacatatgttgttaatgtgaagaGGAAGCAATGTAGTTGTAGGTCATGGCAACTAAAGGGAATTCTTTTTGCATATGCAATTGCTGCAATGCATTACAAGGGATGGAATGTAAAGTCATTTGTTGATCACTGGTATCAAAGAGAAACATACCTGAAGGCATATGATAAGTATATTCAACCAATGACAAATATTAACATGTGGCCAAGAAGTACAATACCACCAATTGAGCCACCTAAGATTACTCCCATGCCAGGAATGCcaggtaaaaatagaaagaaagctaAGGATGAAGCTGTTAAGAAGAAGTTTGGAAAGGCtacaagaaatagaagaaggatGACATGTTCTGTGTGCAAGTGTATTGGACATAACAAGAAAGGATGTCCAACTTTGGTAAgctaaatcttttcttattaatgaattttactctttttgaatgtgtttttgaccttttcatatttttttgtagaaaaaagaTTTCAGTAGTAGTTGTGGCAGTTAACCAAGTGTGCAAGCCAGCACTAGTACTGCAGCTGCTGCTACTATGAGAGATGCAAATGCTTCAACAGCTGCTGAAGAGATGCCTGTAAATGCTAAATCAAGCAACAGAAGGCCCACAGGAAAGCCTTCAAATGCTCACAGTGCACCAAGATGTTCAAGAAGTCCTGCAAATGCTCACAGTGCACCAACAACAGTGGGTGCTACTGCTACACGATCTATAACTCAGCAGACTACTAGTGGTATTGGTTTCCAAAAGAGAAAGACTAGTACAGCTTTGAGAGGTGGTGCAAATCTGGCATATAAAAGACCAAGGCAAAAAAAGGCAAAAGAAGCAGGTTTTGGTGTGCTGTTTGGACCAAGTGGCAGTGTGGTAGAGAGGGTAAGTTTCATATAATGTACTTTACATTTAACTGATTTTAATTAGTGCATGAAcaactgattttttttattttttacagtCTGGAAATATTGATAGAGTATTGCATAGTCCAACACTTATTAGTTCAGTTCCAACCAATATTGACTTAGGTTTCAAACCAAATGGACTAAAGTGGAAAAGTGGAGCTGCAGTAACTCAAAGACAACTACAACAACAGAGTAACAAAAGATCAAAGGCAAAATCATCTACAACCACTCAAGCCACATCAAGCACTCAAGCCAGCAAGAATCAGTCCACAACAAACACTCAAGGAACACATTAGTGTAATTCTTTTTCTGTATTGATCCCAAGTGttgttaagataattttttaagacATGATTCATTTCTCATTTAAGATGTTGTTAAGACAAGCATTTTCCTGTCAACTCTTGTTAAGACATTATATATTGCACATTTCTATGTTGGCAATGGTGTTtgtcattaaattttaatttcatatcatTGTACATACCAACTACATAGATCAAGCTAtcttaaataatacaacagatagATATCAGATGACAACAATAATGATAACAGTGATATCAATACTAATGCTTGGTCTTTCAAGTCTTTCGTGCCTTCCATATCTTCCCAGTCCTTGTTGTCTTCGTTGCCTTCAATGTCTATCATTACATTGTTCATTTTCATCGGCCCATCGAAAGAATTCACAACCAGTACCAACCTAATATTTTTGACAGCCCCAAAATATTCTTCCGGGATTGGTTGGTGTTCTTAACATCTTAAGTTCCACGTAAAGTCCACAGTAACAAATTCAAACTGTCATGGTGTtgtaaaaaattacataaaaaattaaatttccaatattacaagcatagcaggaaaaaaaaattaaagcacaAGAACttggagagagaaaaaatgtAGAAGAAGGGATGAAAATAAAGTTGTTGGAAGAAATGAGGAAGGAGTATTTAGGTAGCATTTATAGTGCATTTTTTGACCGTTGGGGCCCTTTATTAATTGGCTGACGCGTGGATGGAGAATAAAACACACACTCCTATGTGATCCACATAGGATGCCACATCAGAAATTGTATTTAAAAagttgctttttaatgggtttagaagttcagatgacaaacatgtaagtagaagtgtccaacttacaaaactgatatAGTACAGGGGTTCAGAAGAGCATTTTGCCTAATATCTAATGAAAATTGGGCAGTTGCAACTAGGGGTGGACGTTTGGTATTCGATTTGGTATTTTTAAAGTTTGGGTTCGGtaatttggtaattggtatttgAACGTAGATACCGCATACCATATTTATAAACATTGgttcggtaattcggtaatcggtaaattaaagtTCGGTTTggtacggtatttggtaataccatattaaagttggtgATGTACAAATGTacatttaaacttcaaagagtatatttaaccGAGatcctatttagtattctttttgttgctATTTACGTTATATTACCAAGGTCCATGAGATTCTTTGGGATGAGTAATACTATTATCTATTGGGTTGAttggatattatatatatatatatatatatatatatatatatatatatatatatatatatatatatatatagtatacatacatacatacatatatagatataattcGGTATTTGGTAAATACTGAATACCAAATGATATCAATATCTTataccaaactcaattccaaataCCGAAATATTAAAAGTTTACTCCCgaataccataccaaatatcGAATTACCGAATACCAATGTTTTTGGTTCAGTTCGGTAATTCAATTTTTGGTAATTTATGCCTAGCCCTAGTTGCAACCTTTTTATAGGTCTATAGTATTTTTTATCGTCTTAATTGAACAATTCTATGCAACTAATTAATAACTCTATATATTGCATAATTCATATAATTGGGATATATACTGTTACTTAATGTAGTAGTGATTGTCTAATGGAAATTAAAGAAGGTAACAGGTGAATGGATAAGTCAACGATTTAATAAATACTTTGTTTAGATAAACAAAAAGGGGCCATTAAATTCCCTAAGATTAGATAATTACAAAATTCACTCCTTTTAGAATGACAatatatataatatctatattgtttttcaaaattataatatcTACCTTGAAGTTTATTGATTACAACATATAACAAGTTTAGTAAAATATCTAGCTTTACCATTTGCCATCAAGATTTAAAGAATCTCCTTGTTTTAGTTACTTTACTTCATTGACAAAATAAGGGAATAGGAACCTTGTTGATATAATTAGTAGCAAAGTATGACAAAATGAGAGTTGATATAATAAATAGTATATGAgattccaaaaattttaattcagTAAAATCATTGTAATCGTCTTCAAATTTCTAACTGCCTCTTATTTGCATACTGTAGATCCACAGAACTCCCTTTCTCAAGACAACAAGAGTTCTAACATAATGTAGCACTAATCTAAGGCCCTTCCTTTCTACAAGTAAAAGCTAAAGAAGTGATGGATTGACCCGACACTCAATGGCTAGCTAGCACACAACATGGCacatattttatgaataaataatTGTCCTTTAGTGTGGAAAATAATGTGTAGCCATGTGGGATTAGTAAGATATTTTACACACCCAAAAAAGTTGTAACCATGTTGTTGGAACAAGAAACATGTTCTAACTAGTCTAGCATCCGTTGGAGGATAATTGAAGAGGATAAGTATATTCTTGTAATGTACTCCACAGAGAAAACATGAGTCAAAGCCAAAGACGAAGGAATATTGGTTAGCTGGGGCTTAAAAATGGAAATATAGCTATTGCATGCAGACACGAAGAAGATATATATGTACCTATTGGATATCAAGATATGAAGATCTTACtgtggtttattttttttaagagtaACAAGTCATGAAGATTTAATTCCCTgttacattttttttcttgattaggTTAGTGAAAGGGAAACCCACCACACAAGGGGTTGTAGGGAATCTAAATATGGTTGAATGAGGAGTTGGAAACCACTAAAAAGGaagtagtctttttttttttttggtgttttttgaTGTGAGGGAAGCACATGGATTGTAGAATGGGGACACTAACATGCCTCCAAAGTTTTTTGATAACCTCGGTTCTTTCGGACGTGGAAAGATGGAGTCCACTTGATACTTCATTTCCCCCAATCACTAGTATTGACACATTCCTAAGCCTTCAATTATTGGTGAAATAAGGGGTTATGGTGGCAGGCTCTAGCTCCAAGCTGCTAGAAACAGTGAAGTTTTCGATAAATTAGTTATTGGTACTCATGTCAGAGTAGGTTTCCTTCTTCACCATTCCTTTGACTGTTGACTTTTTTCTAATAGTATGTGAACACGAGATGTTATGTATATGGGTTTGCGCTTTTTGATCCTCTTATTGAAATGTGTGACATTATTGCATCTACAAGTTATGCTGTTAGAGAGCTTTTTTACGAGTCTTGCATGTCGTTTTAATTAGTGATAGTTGTGACATTTGATCTCAGAACTTCTTGCTTCTCTAATACTATATTGAAGTAGAACATATTATCTAAAagttaaaatgattaaaaatgacacatttatttatttaattatgtctTAAACACACTTTCTTAGGAACATACATGTTTCTTCTTTGTATACATGGAAGTatgagaaaatttattttgatacttgataCCGGTGAGATTCGAGAGAGTTGATATTTAGacacttttataattttttttttgacaaagagACACCAGTctcaaattaattgaaaaaagaGATTCCCTAATGGGACCACAAAAGGAAATATAGCACACGTTTAAAAACATGCACTTTAGTCCCACCCCACTCTAGCCCCTATATTTTAAGAAATACACTTTAGCTCAtgtccaaaaataaatattagatattaaattaaaaaaaatcacaagctTCTCAATTAAGTTGATTTTTTTAGCAATTTTTCGGTGATTTTTCGGCAATTTTTCGTTGATTTTTTCGGCATCTATCGGAAACTGATATTACCTCCATTGTTTGCagccattttcttttatttttatccatatattttcattcattttcagtcaaaaaacttgaaaatcatccatactttttgaaattgattttaggcTCAGTAGCAGCCTCCCAACACTCCTTAACTTGTTCCATAGCTCTAATCCATTGCATTATTTTGGTGATCGTCGAAAAATGATTAAGTTGATTCTGATAAAAATCTGTAAAGAAATCTGGAAAGAAGAAGACGACTACAATCTATTAAGTCTAGGCTCATAAACCACTGCTTGAGCCTATTTAATACCATCATCTAGGTATATCATATCTATTATAAAATTCGTAGTTGTTGATGGTAAATTTTTGGGTGAATGGGAGGAGATTTCTAAATGTTGAATTTAAAAATCTGTGTCTAAGGAGACAATGTCCATTTTCCTTCGTTACAATGGTTCATATGCCAACATGGTTAAAAGCATAATGGAGAACGGAGAATTAA
Proteins encoded:
- the LOC124889663 gene encoding uncharacterized protein LOC124889663; its protein translation is MYPVAWAVVDKETKDTWSWFLRCISHDLELEENGGEDLIVMSDMQKGLHLALTNSLPNAEHRWCATHIWANRKQVWSDLLKYNKEAWCRAFFKEHRRCDAVENNMCETFNSWILAARFKKIITILEEIRCKVMERMNQMRDFSEKGITDVSPMAMKVLVENDEYAANYEVRFNGDMGFEIGDPLYTYVVNVKRKQCSCRSWQLKGILFAYAIAAMHYKGWNVKSFVDHWYQRETYLKAYDKYIQPMTNINMWPRSTIPPIEPPKITPMPGMPGKNRKKAKDEAVKKKFGKATRNRRRMTCSVCKCIGHNKKGCPTLKKDFSSSCGS